From the genome of Candidatus Tanganyikabacteria bacterium:
CACCGACGCCGTATCCGCGGTCTCGGGCACCGCCAGCATCGGCCGCGGCCGCTACCGGCTCCTCCTGGAAAGGCCGCAAGCCGAGCCGATCGTCATCGAGTTCAAGGAGATGCTCCCTTCGGTGCTCGAACCGTTCCTCGGGAAGCAGGGCGGCTCGCCCGCGGAGCGGGTCGTGCGCCTCTCGCGGGCCGCGCGCCGCCGCCTGGACCCGTACACCAGGTCCGTGCGCCTGCCGGCGTCCGATGGGGTCGGAAGCGGCGGTTTCCTGGTGCGGCGTCTCCACCCCGGCGGCAAGAAGGCCGGCGGCGCGCTCGTGGAAAGTTTCGCCAGCTTCAAGGATCTGGTCGACGCGAGCGCCGCCCGCATCGCCCGCACCCACGCCCGCGGTCGCCGCGTGGGCGGCGCCTCGGCCGAGCGCATCCTCGCGGATCTGGGACCGGCCGACCGTCTGGCGCGAGATCTGGACGCATTCGCGCACCGTTACGCCCGCCAGGTGGAGGCGGATCACGCCGCTTTCGCGAAAATCGACCTCATGTAAGCGCGGATGTATGCGGCTGCTCCCAGGGTAGAAGAGGTAAGGGAGGCGATCCGTCCACTTCGACCGGGAGTTTGCCAGAATGGCGCTTGGCAGGTGGCTTGCAGGCCTGGCGTGCATATGCACGGCCGGGAGCCTCGCCGCTTGCGCTACCCCTGACCTGTCCGCGTGGCCCTTCCTGGCCGGCTCCCAGCCGGCAGCCGGCACGGTGCCGGCACCGCTCGAGGAAGCCGCGGCCGTGCGGGCCGGGCAGGCCGTCGAATCCACGGTGCCGGAAGGGGACTTCGAGGCCATGGCGGGGCGCTTCACGTCGAGCGACGACACCATCCGCATCCTGACCGACCAGGACTTCGTGGATCGCGACCACCTCGTGGCCAAGCTCGAGGGCGACCAGGACGTCATCGACCTCATGGGCGCCCTGCCGCTGATCAACGACGGCGGCGCCGTGTTCCTGGCCGAGACTGGGTCGGCGGGCTTCCGGACGGCGGTGCACGGCGCGTCGCCTCACGCTCCCCGCTGGCGGCGCATCGAGGTTCGCGCGTCGGGCGGCCGGCCCGAGACCACGCTCACCTGCCGCGACCCGGGCCAGCTCAAGAATGGCGGCCAGCCCGGCTACCGGTCGATCTGCATCGACCGCGCCGAAGGCGTCGCCGACGTGACCGTGGCCCAGCGCGTGAGCGGCTGGTTCCTCATCGACCGGTTCCCCTATTCGAGCGATTCACTCGCGGGAATCAGGCCGGGAATGATGCTGAGCGACATGGGCGCCAAGACGATGAACCTCATGTCGTTCAGCCACTCGCGCTTCCGCCGCACGGCCGGCGGCTGGCAGTTCGACTCCGTGTCGCCCACGCAGCTCACCCACGCCGAGGCGGCGAAGCAGACCGTCCACATCGCCTCGGTCGAACTGGTCTCCGACGATCGCGTCCTCGCCACGACGCGTAGCCCGTACGCGCTGCAGCCCAGCAAGAACCTGCGGTCGCTGCCGCGCAACCAGCAGGTCGTGCTGCGCGTGCAGGCTTCCGGGGCCGATCCCTGGATCTTCGCCGAGGAGGGCGGCTCCATCTACCGCCTCGCCGACGACGGCACCGGGCCCGACCAGGTCGCCGGCGACGGCGTCTTCGCCGGCCTCATCCGCACCCCGGCGGATTCCCGGCGGGTGCACCGCCTGATGGTCCACGTCTTCGCGGGCCACATGCTCGGCAACGAGACCGAGGACGATTACGACGCCGACACCTGGATAGTCCCGCTGCGAGTGGATTAGACCCTAGGCTCCAGGCTGCGGGGCGCCCCAGCGCGTGCCGAAGCTCTCGTCGAAACGATCGCCCAGGTCCACGAACACCCCCTTCGACTGGGCGCTCACGCGGCCGTCCGGCAGGCGGATCTCGCCCTCGGCGCGCACCGACCGGCCGCCCTTGCCGACCAGGCGCGCCCGCGCCTCCAGCGGCACGCCCAGCGGCGTGGGGTGCCGGTAGTCGAACTCGAGGTGAGCAGCCAGGGCCCGGTGGCCTGCCCGCCAGACCGCCCAGCCCATCGCCTCGTCCAGGATGGCCGCCAGCGAGCCCCCGTGGGCATGCCCGGGCGCGCCTTGCTGCTCCTCGGTGAGGGTGACTTCCGCGACGATTTCGCCGTCTTCCCGTTCGAAGTACCTGGTGGCCATGCCGCCGCCGGGCGTGGGGCCGCACGTGAAACAGGGGCCGTGCCACGGGAGTTGCTTCATCGTGCCCAAAGATAGCATGCTCCTCTAACGGAAACCCCGTTCCGTTTCCCCGGATTGGGCTACAATTGACGAGTGCCTGACCGCCTGATCGTGCGCCGGAAGTTGCGGGTGCCGCTCCTTCCGCCCGGGCACCTGCGGCGCGATCGGCTGCTGGAAGCGCTGCGCCACGGCGCCGCCGAGGGCAAGCGGCTGACGCTGGTCCACGGCTCGCCGGGGTTCGGGAAGTCCACGCTGGTGGCCGACTACGCCGGCTGGGCCGGCCTGCCCGTGGTCTGGTACAACCTGGCCGAGTCGGACGCCGACCCGGTGGTCTTCCTCGAGCACCTGTCGGCCGGCCTCGAGGGCCGTTTCCCCGACCTGTCGGGCGAACCGCTGGCGCTCCTGCGGGCTTCGGGGAGTTCGGGCGCGGCGCTGGCCGGCGCCGTGGGGCTCCTGTGCGACGAACTCGCGGCCCGCGGCCGCGGGCCGCTCCTGCTGGTGCTCGACGACTTCCACGCGGTCGAGCAGTTCAACCCCGCCATCCGCGACGCCGCCGAGGCGCTGGTCGAGTACTTCCCACAGGATGCGCAACTGGTGCTGGTGTCGCGCACGCAGCCGGCGCTCAACCTGCCGCGGCTGCGCGTGCGGCAGCAACTGGTGGAGGTCGGGCCGCCGGAGCTGAAGTTCGCCCCGGGCGAGATCGCCCGGCTCTTCGCCGACCAGGCCGGCATCGTGCTGGAGGGCGCCGATCTGGAAGCCGTGGCGGGCCACACCGAGGGCTGGATCGCCAGCGTCCTGCTCGCCCTGCGGGCGGGCGCGCCGCTGCGGCCGGCCGAGCTCTCCGAGCAACTCGGCGACTACCTGTTCGAGGAGGTCTACGACCGCCAGGATGCGGCTCTCAAGCGCTTCCTGCTGGGCGCCTGCCTGCTCCCGCTGATCGAGGGCGGGCTTTGCGCGGAGCTGCTGGGCGTCGGCGATCCCCGGCGGTACCTGGTGGCGCTCTGGGAGAAGAACCTCTTCGTCAACCTGGTGGCCACCGCCGACGGCGGCACGGCCTACCAGTTCCATCCCATCTTCCGCGACTTCCTGCGGGAGCGCGCCGCGCGCGAACTGCCGCGCGACGAACTGCGCGCCGTCCACCTGGGCGTGGCCGACAGACTGGCCGCCGAGGCGCCGGTCGAGGCCCTCGACCACGTGCTGGCCGCGGGCGACGGGGCGCGAGCGATCGCCCTGGTCCACGAGAAGGGCTGGCACTTGCTGCGGGCCGGCCGTATCGAGACCCTGGCGCAACTGCTAGCGCGCTTGCCGCGCGACCTGGCGGACGGGGCGCAGTTGCTGGCAGGCGAGGTGGCGCGGGCCCGCGGCGATTTCGACGGCGCGCTCGAATGCTACGCCCGGGGGCGCGTGCTGGCGGAAGCCGCCGGCGAGCCGCGCGGCCAGGGACTCTCCCTGGCGCTGGGCGCGGCCGTGCTGGGGGCGCGGGGCGATCCGCGGTCGGAGGAGTGGGCGGCGCAGGCGCTGGAGCTGCTGCCGGCCGAGGAGGCCTTCGGCCGGGCCATGGCGCACAACGCCATCGCCGTGCGCCGCCTGTTCGGCGACCGCACCGAGGAGGCCCTGCGCGAGTTCGACCGCGCGCAGGCGAGCTACGAGGCCTGCGGGGACTCGGCCGGGCAGGCGCGAGTGCTGCACAACAAGGGCCTCGCGCACGTGCGCCTGGGCCGGTTCACGCAAGCCGTCGCCGACTACCGCGATTCCATCCGGCTCTCCGAGCGCGAGGGGCGCTGGGCGCTGCCGATGACCTTCAACAACCTCGCGCTGGTGTGGGGCTACCTCGGGCAATTCGACCAGGCGCTGGCCGACGCGACGCGGGCGCTGGAACTCGCCCGGCAGCTCCAGGCCCGGCGGGACGAGAGCTTCGTGCTGTGGACCCTGGGCGAGGTCCACCTGCGGCGCGGCCATCACCGCGAAGCCCAGGAGTACTTCGCGCAGGCGCGTGACTGCGCCATCGCGCTGGGCGATCGGCCGGGCGAGGCCTTGGCGCTCGCGGGCACCGCCACCGTCGAACTGGCCGAGGGCCGCACCGACCGGGCAATGGCGCTGCTGCGCCAGGCGTCCGAGCTGCGCGGCATCCGCGAAGACGACCCGACCCTCGGGGATCTGGTCTACCCGCTCGCCAAGGCGCACCTGGCCGCCGGCGATCGCGAGGAGGCGGCGCGCCTCTTGGCTCCGGCGCTCGCGTACCTCGAAGACCGGGGCTACATGTACCGGCTCGTGCAGGTGCTCTTCGACCTGGCGCGGGCGACCGGCGACGGCCGCCACCTGGCCCGCGCCCGCGAACTCGGCGAGCGCCACGGCTACCAGCACCTCATCGCCCGCGAGTCGGCGGAGGCCGTCCCGGCGGTGACCGCCGCCGAACCCGCGGCGCCGGCGATTGCCATCCGCACCTTCGGCGCGTTCCGCGTGGAAATCGACGGCCGGGAAATCGGCGCCAAGGAATGGCGCGGCTTCAAGACCAAGCAGATCCTCGCCTACCTGCTGTGCAACCGCCGCGGCGCGACCAAGGACGAGCTCTCGGAACTGTTCTACTCCGATCAGGACACCACGCGGTCGGCCATCCACGTGCTCATCTCGCGGCTCCGCCAGGCGCTCGAACCCGGGCTGGACAAGACGCAGACGTCGCGCTTCGTGCGCTTCGTGGGCGGGCGCTACGTCTTCAACTTCGATATCGCCTACTGGTGGGACGTGCGCGAGTTCGAGTATCACCTCGGGCGCGGGCGCGACGCCGGGTTGCCGGCCGAGGAGCGCGGCGAGGCCCTGCGCCGGGCGGTCGAACTCTACACCGGGCCGCACCTGGCCGAGTTCCAGCTCGAGGCCTGGTGCCAGGTCGAGTCCGAGCACTACCGCCGCAAGGTGGAGGGCGCATTCGAACTTCTGCTGGCCGAGGCGGGCCGGGCCGGGCGGCACGACCAGCAACTCGAACTCGCCGAGCGCCACCTGGCGCTGGACGCCACGTCCGAGCGGGCGCACCAGGCCAAGATCGCCGCCCTGGCGGGCCTGGGGCACCGCGACGCGGCGCTGCGCCACTACCAGACCATGGAGCAGATCCTGGCCAAGGAACTGGGCCTCAAGCCCAGCGAGGACACGGTCGCCCTGCACCGGCGCATCCTGGCCGGCCAGGCCTGAGCGGCGCGGCTCGCATGACTTCGCTCCGGCGCAGAAGCTGGCCCCACTCGCTGCATCGGTGGCTCAGGCCTCCGTGCCTGCAAATGGCTTCCCGTTTCGAGCATGCTTCGTGGTAAGGTACTGGCATGAGCGGGCAAGCTGACAAGCTTTTCGAGGATGCTCAAGCGCTTCCGAACGAGGAGCGCGCAATTCTCGCACTACAGTTGCTCGACAGCGTCGGAGAGGCAGAGCCGGAAATCGAGCGCGCGTGGCGAGACGAGGTTCAGCGCCGTCTCGCCGATGTCGACGCGGGTCATGCCGCGCTTGCTTCCTGGGATGAGGCCAGGCGGCGAATCTTCGCTTCCGAGTAGCGTATGGGCCGGTGGCAGCTCCGCATCGAGGAGCGTGCGGAGTCCGAGGCCCGCGAGGCATACCTCTGGTACCTCGCACGCAGCCAGCTAGCCGCAAACAAGTTTCATAGCGCGGCTCTGATGACTTCGCTCCGGCATCGCGGCCGGCACGGAGGCCGGCCCCACCCGTTGCATCGGTGGCGCAGGCCTCCGTGCCTGCGTCCGATAGGCGCCAGGTCATTTGAGCGCCGCTATCAGTCGGCGCTTGATGAATGTATTGAGGCCGTCGCAGCGGACCCCGAGCGCTTTCCCGAAGTGGCGCCCGGCGTGCGCAGACGCCTGGTACTCCACCGATTCCCGTTTGCCGTGATTTATCGAATTCAGGCTGACGAGGTGCAGGTGATTGCAGTGATGCACTTGCGCCGGCGGCCCGGATACTGGCGGAGCTAACCGGCGGAACCAGTCGGGTGCGGCGCATCCTGGCCGGCCAGGCCTGAGCGGCGCGGGCCGGGAGTTCCGCCCAACCTGAAGGTGCCGCGCCAGCCCGGCGTACCGTTGCCGCCCACCGAGTAGTAATGGTCGGGCTGTACGCCCGGCAGGCCAGATTTGCGACGCTCCGTGATCGTAGCCATCGCAAGCGGGTAGAGAAATCATGGGATTGACCTTGGGGGATACGCTGATGCGGTGGGAAGGGATCGCCGTTGCGCTCGCGTGCGGCTTGCCGGCGGCAGGTTGCGCGACGTCGCCCGGCGCGCCCCGCAGCTTCCAGTGGGAGAGCGTTTTCTGGGCTTTCAACCTGAGGGCCGGCCTGGTGCGCGGCTACGGGGTGGAACTGCCGTTCTCAAGGGCCAACGGAACCCTCACCCGGCCCTTCGATCTGTTCACAGGAACGATTTCCGACGCGGACGGGCAGATTGCGTTCGAGAGGACCGACTCGGGGAGGACAATTGGCAGGGATGCCCAACTCGCCGACCAACCGGCGGTGGAGTTCTTCGACAACGAGGATTCTTTCGACGACCTGACGACCGTCCCGGCCTCGCTCTTTACTGACATCCCCATGAGGTCGCTCGAGCGTGTGCATGGGGAGAAGTTTTACGCGGAGGCCGGAAAGGCATCATTCGTGAGGGTTATCGACCGATACCCGAACTACGGCAAGATAGGCGTCGTCGAGATCTCGGCGAAAGTCGTCACCTTCGACTTCGCGTTCCAGCGTTTAAAGGGAAACCGCCTCGTGGACCGCCCACGCTAGCGGATCCCGAATAGTCGCCCGCCGCCGGACCAGCGCAGGACCTGCTCGGCCGCCGCGAGATCTTCCTTGGCCGCGGTCAGTTCCATGTGGGCGCTGATGATCTTGCGCTGGTTCTGGCGCTGCACCCAGTGCAGCAGGTTGGCCTCGGCCCGCTGGACCTCGCGCCACGCCATCTGGACGCCCAGGGCCGGCGTCTTCGCGAAAAACGACCGCATGGATCTCCCTCTCTCCGCGCTACTCATGTGTCTTGTCGGGAGACCGGGGTGCGTTTTTCGCCCTGGCGGTTAAGGACGAGGTAAGCCTCTACGAGCGACACTTGCGTACATGAGAGACGCCTGGTACATCGCCGCCGCGGCGCGAGATCTCGGGGCCAGGCCCCTGGCAAGGCAGATCTGCGGGGTGCCCATGGTGCTGTTCCGCGGGCGGGACGGCCGGCCGGCGGCGCTGCAGGATCGCTGCGCACACCGGGCGGTGGCGCTGTCGCGCGGCCGGGTGGCCGGCGGTTGCGTGGTCTGCCCGTACCACGGCTGGACCTTCGACGATCGCGGGGCTTGCGTGGCGATCCCCGCCAACCGGGCCGAGGACCCGATCCCCGGCGGCGCGACGGTGCCGGCCTATCCCGCCGTGGAGCGGGACGGGTACGTCTGGGTGTGGCCGGCCGGCGGCGAAGCGCGGGACGAGCCGTTTTCCATCCCGCACCTGACCGACCGGGCCTGGTGCTGGATCCGCCTGGAGGCCCGCATCCGCAACGGCGTCCTGAACGTCATCGAGAACTTCATCGACAACCCGCACACCGGCTACATCCACGGCGGCCTGTTCCGGCAGCCGGCATCGCACCTGGCGCACCACACCGTGCGGCAGGTGCCCGACGGCGTGGTCATCGACATCGACGAGGAAGCCAGGGGCGACAGCCTGTTGGCGCGGCTGCTGCTGCGGGCGGGCGAACGCGTGGAGCACCAGGACCGCTACGTCGCGCCCGCGACCGTGCAGGTGGCCTACACCTTCGGGCCGCGCCGCCGCGCCATCGGCTGGCAGTTCTGCACGCCGGTCGCCGAGGACGAGACCCACGTCTTCGTGCACGTCACCTGGAGCGCCGGCCTCCTGACGCCGCTGATCAAGCCCTTCGCCCGCATCGCCGGCAAGATCATCCTGGCCCAGGACAAGGACATCCTCGATCACCAGGGCGAGCAGTTGCGACGCTTCGGCCCGCAGGCCACCTTCTGCTCGACGGCGGCCGACACGGCCAACCTGTGGATCGCCGGCTACCTGCGCCGCTTGCGCGACGGCGAGGCCGCGGCCCGCGACCACGAGAAACGGGTCACGTTCCGCGTGTAAAATCGGAAGCGATATGACGACCTTCCCGCCAATCGACGATCTCCTGGCCGGCTTCGGCGACTTCCTGCTGCGCAAGGGCGTGGTGACGTCGGCCGAGATCACCGAGGCCGAGATCATCCGGGCCGAGACGCCCTTCCTGCGCCTGGGCGAGGTGCTCATGGGCCTCGGGCACGTCAAGCTCCTCGACTACATGGCCCTGCTGCGCGAGCACCTCGGATCGCTGCGCCTGGGCGACTACCTGGTCATGAGGCGCATCATCACGCCCAAGCAACTGCAGGAGGGGCTCTCGCTCCAGGCGGACTCGGGCAAGATGCTCGGCTACTGCCTCATCCAGCTCGGCCACTGCACGATGCCGCAAATGCAGCTGATCCTGGCCGAGCAGCGCAAGCTCCGCGGGCAGCCCGAGGAGACATGAGCGGGGGCGAGACGCAGGCGCGCTCGGGCGCCATGCTCCCGGACGCTGTCGTCCCGGGCGCCACGCTCGGGGCCGGCGAGACGCCGGCGGTCCCAGGCGCTGCCGTCCCGGGCGTTGTCGGCCCGGGCGTTGTCGGCCCGGGCGTTGTCGGCCCGGGCTCCGCGCCGCCCGCGGCCCTCGCGGCTTTCGAGCCTACCGCCTTCGAGCCGCATCCGCGCCTCGCGCACGCTCACCTGCAGACCATCTTCGGCGAACTGTGGCCCCGGCGCCTGCCGGCGCTGCACGACGCCTGGCGGGCGGCGTGCCGGCGCGAGATCCTGACCTTGCCCGACGGGGACCGGGTCGTCGCCTACTTCCACCTGCACCCCGACGATCCCGGCCGGCAACGCCCGGTGGTGCTGCACCTGCACGGCCTGGAGGGGAGCGCCGAAGCCTCATACCAGCGCGGGCTCTCCGCCAAGACCTTTGCAGCCGGCTTCCACTCGGTGCGCCTCAACTTCCGCAACTGCGGCGACCACGAGGAACTCGCCCGGGGCTTCTACTTCGGCGCCCGCACCGAGGAGGTCGAATCGGCCCTCGGCCACCTGCATCGCGACTGGGGCTTCGAACGCATCCTGTGCACCGGCGTCTCGCTGGGCGGGAACATGCTCCTGCACTACCTGGCCGACGTGGGCGATCGCCCGCCGCCGTGGCTCGTGGGCGCGGCCGCGGTCTCGCCGCCGATCGAGATGAGCGATACCTGCGAGGCGCTGGCGCAAGGCTGGAACCGCATCTACGACCTGTTCTTCATGGCCTTGCTCTACCGCAAGCTGGCGCGCAAGGTGCGCCTTTCTCCGGGCGGCGACGAGATCCGGCCCTACCTGCGGATCTGCCGCGGGGTACGCAGCCTGCGAGAGTTCGACGAGCGGATCACGGCCCCCCTGGGAGGCTACGAGAGCGGCGCGGCCTACTACCGGGCCGGCTCGTCGGGCCCGCGCCTGGATTTCATCCGGGTGCCGACGCTGATCGTCCACGCGCAGGACGATCCCTTCTTGCCGTTTGCGATGTTCGAACGCCACGGCGAGCGCATCGCCGGCAATCCCTGGCTCAGGACGGCCTTCCCGCGGCACGGCGGCCACGTCGGCTTCTGGTCGGCTCCCGGCTACCCGCGCCCGGAGCCGTGGTGCGACGAGCGGTGGTCGGAGAACGAAGCCGTCAGGTTCCTTCGGGCCATTTCCTGACCCCGCCCCTGTTAAGTCTTCTTTAAAAGAATTGCTCCTCGGCCATGGATTTGCTAAGAATGGGTTATCCGTGGGTTAAAGAGGAGTAGTTTTCAATGGCGAAAATTCGTGGGGCGGCTTTTGTTGCGTTGACGCTCGCCGGCTGCGGCGTGGCTCAGACCCTGCCGCTGGGCACCCAGGGCGGCGCCATGGTCGATGGCCAGGCCGTTCCGGGAGAGCTCATCGTCCAGGTCAAGCCGGGCGCCCGGTTCGCGCCCCAGGGGCAGGTCGGCCAGTCGCTGGATCTCGGCGAGGCCGGCACGTTCTACCTCACGCGCGGCCAGGCCGGCCAGACCGGGTCGCTCGCCAAGAACCCCGACATCGTCGGCGTGCAGCCCAATCGCTTCGTGCAACTGCCCATCACCCCCGCCGCGCCGAACCTCCCGGCCCTCGCGGTGCCCGAGAGCAACGATCCGCTGTACGGCAAGCAGTGGTACCTCCCCCACATCGCCACGGATCGTGCCTGGGGCGTGACGCGCGGCAAGGGCGTCGTGGCCGCGGTCGTCGACACCGGCGTCGATTACGACCACCCGGACCTCGCCGGCAACATGGTCAGCAAGGGCAAGTCCTTCGCGGGCGGCAAGGACGGCAAGGATGTCTTCGGCCACGGCACCCACGTGGCGGGCATCATCGCCGCCACGATGAACAACGGCCAAGGCGTCGCCGGCGTGGCCCCCGAGGCCGGCATCCTGCCGGTCACGGTGCTCGGCGCCAACGGCGGCGGCAATCTCTTCGCCATCGCCGGCGGCATCAAGTACGCCGCCGATTACGGCAAGAACAACAAGGTCAAGGTCGTGATCAACCTTTCGCTGGGTGGCCCGGCCGTCGCCGATCCGATCTCGAAGGCCGCCGGCTGGTACGCCAGCGGCAAGGGCGCCCTGCTGATCGCCGCCGCCGGCAACAGCAGCACCGCCGTCGGGACCCCGGCCCGCATCAAGGAGTACTTCATGGCCGTCTCGGCGACCGACAACAAGGATGCCAAGGCCAACTTCTCCAACTTCGGCCCGGAGATCTCGGTCGGCGCCCCCGGCGTGGACATCATGAACACGACCCCCACCTACGACTGCCCGCTCAACGAGCACGGCTACGCCAAGAACTACGCCGCCCTCCGCGGCACGTCGATGGCCACCCCGGTGGTCGCCGGCGTCGCGGCCCTGGTCTGGGCCAAGAACCCCGGCTGGGACTGGAAGCAGGTGCGGGCGCACCTGGAGAAGACGTCGAAGGACCTGGGCACCCCGGGCCACGACACCCACTTCGGGCATGGGCTGGTGCAGGCTGGGGCCGCGTTGGGACTCTAGTCGGCGGCATCTGGCGCCTTCGGGACCGAGCGGCCGGCGCCGCTTCGGGCCCGGTGCCCGGCAAAGTGAATGGAAGCGGGCCCCCGGTTCAGGGGGTCCGCTTTCGAGTTGCCAGGGCTGCCTGGTGGGGCCGCCTGGGCGGCCGTGCTCGGCGGCCGAGGCTGACCGGCCTGGACCGCGTTGTCGCGGCCGCCGATCTACTGCGGCACGTCCACGATCGCCACGTCCTGCGGGGCGGTGCCGACCTTGTAGACCGTGCTGGTGGTCGCCTCGGTCGTGAGATCGACCACGCCGACCGTGTCGGTGCCGTAGCCGTTGGGGATGTACGCGAAGTTGCCGCGGATCTTGAAGTTGCCGCTGCTGCCGCCTACCTTGATGCGGTTCGTGAAGTTGCGGGTGACGGCCCCCGTGGCCGGGTTGTAGACTACCAGGCCGTCATAGCCGGCCAGGCCGTAGGCCTTGTCCGAGCCCACGAACTGGAGCGCGGTGACCTGGCCGCCTATGGCGATGCTTGCGGTCGCGTCGGTGGCCGGATCGATGGTCATGACGCCCGTCTTGATGGGGACGTGGACCTTGCCGTCCGGTGCGACCACGGTGGCGTAGGGATTGGCGTCGCCGGCAAGCGCGATGGTCTTGGTGACGGCCTTGGTCGTGAGGTCGACCACCTTGATGGCCGAGTCGATGATGGCGTAGGCCGCCCCGAACTTGTACACCGGGACGTAGGCCTTGCCACCGGTGACGGCGGTGCCGCCCATGCCGACCTTCGCGCCCACCGAGACCGAGGCCTCGACCGCGCCCGTGCCCAGATCGACGAAGATCGCCGCCTGCCCGTAGTCGGCCGCGACCAGGCCCTTGCCCGATCCCAGCGGCGTGAGCGTCTGCGGGCCGGTGTTGGCCGGGAAGGTGATGTCGGGGAGCTTCGTGCCGGCCGCCAGATCGAGCTTGAAGACCTTGTTGTCCTGGAAGCTGACGGCGTAGCCCGTGGTCCCGTCCACCTGCAACTGGTTCATCACCTGGCCGAGGGTGAGGACGCCCTTGGTGACCGTGCCGGTGCTCAGATCGACCTTGTCCAGCGCGGTGGAGCCGCCGTTGATCACGAAGAGGTAGGCCTTGGTCGGCCTGGGGGTGGCCGACGGACCGGGAGTGGGCGTCGGCGAGGCCGCCGTGGTGGGGGCCGGGGTCGGGGTCGCCGGAGGGGTGGGCGCCGGCGCGTTCAGGAGGTTGCAGCCTACCAGCGCGAGGGTGCCGGCCGCCGCCGGGAGGGTGAGGGGGACACGGGCCATTGCAAGGTCCTTTCTCGCGTTCAGAACGCGTGCGTCCACGAGGCGGACAGCGTCCGCCCCGGCATCGGGTAGTCGGGTTGCAGCACGTAATGGGTGTTCAGGACATTCTCGCCGTGCAGGCGGGCGGTGTCCGACGGAGTCACGGCCCACTCCAGATCGGCCGAGAGCAGGTCGAATGGCGCGAGGGCGTCGGAGTTGCCCCCGTCCAGGAAGCGCCGCCCGGTCGCGACCCACCCGAGCCCGGCGCTGACGCCGGAATAGGGGCCGACGCGCGCCGAGAGCGACGTGACGCGATCGGGCCGGAACGGCAGCACCTTGCCCCGGGTGGCCGCCGCCGTGCCGGTGTCCAGGGGCTGGAGCCACTCGTGGCTCGCGCCGACCTCGAAGCCGGCCGCGGGCCGCCACGTGGCCCGCCCCACCAGGCCCCGCGTCTCGGTGCTGCCGATGTTGACCGGGGACCAGCGGCCGCCGGCGCCCGGTTGCCACATGATCGTGTCGGTGCCCAGCGCCAGGTAGGCGGTCGCGCGGAGCGACAGTGCTTCCAGGGGCGCCAGATCCGCGCCGACCTCGTAGCTGCGGGTCCGTTCCGGCCGGAGCGCGGGGTTGCCGGCGGCGAACTGCTGGGTCGGCCAGTAGAGGTCGTTGAACGTGGGCGTCCTGTAGGATTCGCCGAAGGCCGCCCGCAGGCGGGCGCCGCCGGCCGCGGTCCACGCCAGACCGGCGCGGGGGCTCAGGCCGAACCCGGCGTCGAGCGAGTCCAGGCGCCCGTCGGCGAAGATGGACAGGCCGCGCGCCGCCTCTAGGGTATCGCGGGCGAAGACCGAACCGATCAGGCGCTGCCGGAAGCCGAAGCCGGAATTGTCCAGGGCGTCGCGGGTGACGCCCATCCCGGCCTCGATGTCGTGCGAGGCCACCCGCGTGGCCACCTTGCCGCGCAGGTCGGTCGAGTCCACGACGTTGCGGGTGCGCTGCGGCTCGCCGATGGCCCCCAGATCGAGGTAATCGGTGAGCGAGTGGCGGTGCGACAGCGAGACCGTCGGGGCGAACGCGTCGCCAGTCACGAGCGTCCACTTCGCGGCGCCCAGCAGGACGTCGTCGCGTTGCGAGGCGCGCGGCGTCGCGAGGCCGGCCGGCCCGGGAACGCCCTTGTCCTGGTTCGTGTAGGACACCGACCCGTCCACGATCGCCTGCCCCGCGTAACGGCGCAGCCGCAACGAGACATCGGTGCCGTCCAGGCGGGCGTTGGCGCGGGTGGCGGGCTGGCCGTTGTAGAGATACGGGTAGTCGTTGTCGGCGAAATCGCGCCGCACGGTCATCGCGACGTCGCCGGCGTCGTC
Proteins encoded in this window:
- a CDS encoding PaaI family thioesterase produces the protein MGTMKQLPWHGPCFTCGPTPGGGMATRYFEREDGEIVAEVTLTEEQQGAPGHAHGGSLAAILDEAMGWAVWRAGHRALAAHLEFDYRHPTPLGVPLEARARLVGKGGRSVRAEGEIRLPDGRVSAQSKGVFVDLGDRFDESFGTRWGAPQPGA
- a CDS encoding addiction module protein; translated protein: MSGQADKLFEDAQALPNEERAILALQLLDSVGEAEPEIERAWRDEVQRRLADVDAGHAALASWDEARRRIFASE
- a CDS encoding type II toxin-antitoxin system RelE/ParE family toxin: MHRWRRPPCLRPIGARSFERRYQSALDECIEAVAADPERFPEVAPGVRRRLVLHRFPFAVIYRIQADEVQVIAVMHLRRRPGYWRS
- a CDS encoding aromatic ring-hydroxylating dioxygenase subunit alpha; translation: MRDAWYIAAAARDLGARPLARQICGVPMVLFRGRDGRPAALQDRCAHRAVALSRGRVAGGCVVCPYHGWTFDDRGACVAIPANRAEDPIPGGATVPAYPAVERDGYVWVWPAGGEARDEPFSIPHLTDRAWCWIRLEARIRNGVLNVIENFIDNPHTGYIHGGLFRQPASHLAHHTVRQVPDGVVIDIDEEARGDSLLARLLLRAGERVEHQDRYVAPATVQVAYTFGPRRRAIGWQFCTPVAEDETHVFVHVTWSAGLLTPLIKPFARIAGKIILAQDKDILDHQGEQLRRFGPQATFCSTAADTANLWIAGYLRRLRDGEAAARDHEKRVTFRV
- a CDS encoding tetratricopeptide repeat protein; translated protein: MPDRLIVRRKLRVPLLPPGHLRRDRLLEALRHGAAEGKRLTLVHGSPGFGKSTLVADYAGWAGLPVVWYNLAESDADPVVFLEHLSAGLEGRFPDLSGEPLALLRASGSSGAALAGAVGLLCDELAARGRGPLLLVLDDFHAVEQFNPAIRDAAEALVEYFPQDAQLVLVSRTQPALNLPRLRVRQQLVEVGPPELKFAPGEIARLFADQAGIVLEGADLEAVAGHTEGWIASVLLALRAGAPLRPAELSEQLGDYLFEEVYDRQDAALKRFLLGACLLPLIEGGLCAELLGVGDPRRYLVALWEKNLFVNLVATADGGTAYQFHPIFRDFLRERAARELPRDELRAVHLGVADRLAAEAPVEALDHVLAAGDGARAIALVHEKGWHLLRAGRIETLAQLLARLPRDLADGAQLLAGEVARARGDFDGALECYARGRVLAEAAGEPRGQGLSLALGAAVLGARGDPRSEEWAAQALELLPAEEAFGRAMAHNAIAVRRLFGDRTEEALREFDRAQASYEACGDSAGQARVLHNKGLAHVRLGRFTQAVADYRDSIRLSEREGRWALPMTFNNLALVWGYLGQFDQALADATRALELARQLQARRDESFVLWTLGEVHLRRGHHREAQEYFAQARDCAIALGDRPGEALALAGTATVELAEGRTDRAMALLRQASELRGIREDDPTLGDLVYPLAKAHLAAGDREEAARLLAPALAYLEDRGYMYRLVQVLFDLARATGDGRHLARARELGERHGYQHLIARESAEAVPAVTAAEPAAPAIAIRTFGAFRVEIDGREIGAKEWRGFKTKQILAYLLCNRRGATKDELSELFYSDQDTTRSAIHVLISRLRQALEPGLDKTQTSRFVRFVGGRYVFNFDIAYWWDVREFEYHLGRGRDAGLPAEERGEALRRAVELYTGPHLAEFQLEAWCQVESEHYRRKVEGAFELLLAEAGRAGRHDQQLELAERHLALDATSERAHQAKIAALAGLGHRDAALRHYQTMEQILAKELGLKPSEDTVALHRRILAGQA